A single Macrobrachium nipponense isolate FS-2020 chromosome 5, ASM1510439v2, whole genome shotgun sequence DNA region contains:
- the LOC135215892 gene encoding uncharacterized protein LOC135215892 produces the protein MGVILNNRCHKLYEVKRIVQASAARLRLLWKVACGSVGASVPMVKRLYTSMIRSIIDYSSSMLLPLRKSYIGILEIIQNKAARSIIGAPKSVRQEILRNEAGLHPIHHRIARTAIIQLYRSIMTDDDGLTRDTLIHSYPRRLKNGWVTAARQLIEDSSMKEYLDVTKIDVKDIPPWSVPETEILLSALKGKKEEMNPALLKDDYFQRLDSIQGERVHYYTDGSLLEDGRAGSGVTVYQNGEESELLGITGALSIINRNKDNAIIATDSLSALQSLTPRKAGSNIIVRRAIDLLSQIRRANRMVTFIWVPSHIGIKGNERADELAKEGARKERVDYKLTPSLSMLKDSVGMEIMQRYNEKIEILKETHSSIRKYLEITGGKPPDYKLCGLESRREQTTYSRLRMQSRYLWEVLPAVSPSETCCRLCGELRKHTLSHYLVECEEITHYRPQGLSEVDLLKHFLQPGVLKRVINTHPKFACSR, from the exons ATGGGTGTCATACTTAATAACAGGTGTCATAAATTGTATGAAGTTAAGAGAATAGTACAGGCTTCAGCAGCAAGGTTACGCCTTCTTTGGAAAGTAGCATGTGGCtctgtgggtgcaagtgtacCTATGGTGAAGCGACTTTATACATCTATGATAAGATCAATAATTGACTACAGTAGTAGCATGTTGCTGCCGCTGAGGAAGAGCTATATTGGTATCCTAGAAATCATCCAGAACAAGGCAGCAAGAAGTATAATAGGGGCACCTAAAAGTGTCAGGCAAGAAATATTGAGGAATGAGGCAGGTCTGCATCCAATACATCACAGAATAGCAAGAACAGCAATCATCCAGTTGTATAGGTCCATCATGACGGATGATGATGGATTAACAAGAGATACTCTAATTCACAGCTATCCTAGAAGATTGAAGAATGGTTGGGTTACTGCAGCAAGACAATTAATAGAGGATTCTAGCATGAAAGAATACTTAGATGTAACCAAGATAGATGTAAAAGACATCCCCCCATGGAGCGTACCAGAGACTGAGATATTGCTATCagctttaaaagggaaaaaggaagagaTGAATCCTGCACTGCTGAAGGATGACTATTTCCAGAGGCTGGACAGTATTCAAGGGGAACGGGTACATTATTACACAGATGGGTCACTCCTGGAAGATGGTAGAGCAGGAAGCGGGGTAACTGTATATCAGAATGGAGAGGAG TCAGAACTTCTAGGTATTACAGGTGCCCTGAGTAtcataaatagaaataaggacaATGCCATAATAGCAACAGATAGCCTGAGTGCCTTGCAATCACTAACACCAAGAAAAGCTGGATCAAATATCATAGTGAGAAGAGCTATAGACCTGCTATCACAGATCAGACGAGCCAACAGAATGGTTACATTCATATGGGTGCCTTCACACATTGGTATCAAAGGCAATGAGAGAGCCGACGAGCTTGCTAAAGAAGGCgcaaggaaggagagagtggattacaaactgacaccatcCCTGAGTATGTTGAAGGACTCAGTTGGTATGGAAATAATGCAAAGATACAATGAGAAAATAGAGATACTCAAAGAAACACACTCATCAATAAGAAAATACCTTGAAATTACTGGAGGTAAACCACCTGACTACAAACTTTGTGGactggagagcagaagagagcaaaCAACATATAGCAGACTAAGGATGCAGAGCCGATACCTTTGGGAGGTACTGCCAGCTGTCAGTCCATCAGAAACATGCTGCAGACTATGTGGCGAGTTAAGGAAGCACACTCTAAGTCATTATCTCGTGGAGTGTGAAGAGATTACTCATTACAGGCCACAGGGACTCAGTGAAGTTGACCTACTCAAGCATTTTCTGCAACCTGGTGTGCTGAAAAGGGTTATCAATACTCATCCAAAATTTGCTTGCTCCAGATAG